A single genomic interval of Pan paniscus chromosome 18, NHGRI_mPanPan1-v2.0_pri, whole genome shotgun sequence harbors:
- the TXNDC11 gene encoding thioredoxin domain-containing protein 11 isoform X4 translates to MQKTETLLLFSCNISVSSEPGVLGYFEFSGSPQPPGYLTFFTSALHSLKKDYLGTVRFGVITNKHLAKLVSLVHSGSVYLHRHFNTSLVFPREVLNYTAENICKWALENQETLFRWLWPHGGKSLLLNNELKKGPALFLFIPFNPLAESHPLIDEITEVALEYNNCHGDQVVERLLQHLRRVDAPVLESLALEVPAQLPDPPPITASPCCNTVVLPQWHSFSRTHNVCELCVNQTSGGMKPSSVSVPQCSFFEMAAALDSFYLKEQTFYHVASDSIECSNFLTSYSPFSYYTACCRTISRGVSGFIDSEQGVFEAPTVAFSSLEKKCEVDAPSSVPHIEENRYLFPEVDMTSTNFTGLSCRTNKTLNIYLLDSNLFWLYAERLGAPSSTQVKEFAAIVDVKEESHYILDPKQALMKLTLESFIQNFSVLYSPLKRHLIGSGSAQFPSQHLITEVTTDTFWEVVLQKQDVLLLYYAPWCGFCPSLNHIFIQLARNLPMDTFTVARIDVSQNDLPWEFMVDRLPTVLFFPCNRKDLSVKYPEDLPITLPNLLRFILHHSDPASSPQNVANSPTKECLQSEAVLQRGHISHLEREIQKLRAEISSLQRAQVQVESQLSSARRDEHRLRQQQRALEEQHSLLHAHSEQLQALYEQKTRELQELARKLQELADASENLLTENTWLKILVATMERKLEGRDGAESLAAQREVHPKQPEPSGTPQLPGSSPPPANVSATLVSERNNENRTD, encoded by the exons ATTACCTAGGAACAGTACGATTTGGGGTTATCACAAATAAACATCTTGCGAAACTGGTATCCTTAGTACACTCTGGAAGTGTGTATTTACATAGACATTTCAACACATCACTT GTCTTCCCCAGGGAGGTCCTGAACTACACAGCTGAGAACATCTGTAAGTGGGCCTTAGAAAACCAGGAGACGCTCTTTCGGTGGCTGTGGCCACACGGAGGCAAGAGTCTCCTGCTGAATAACGAGCTGAAGAAAGGACCAGCGCTGTTTCTGTTCATACCTTTTAATCCCCTGGCCGAAAGTCATCCTTTAATAGACGAG ATCACCGAAGTGGCCTTGGAGTACAACAACTGTCATGGGGACCAGGTGGTGGAGCGTCTCCTTCAGCACCTGCGGCGGGTGGATGCTCCAGTGCTGGAGTCCCTGGCCCTGGAAGTGCCGGCACAGCTGCCAGACCCGCCACCGATCACAGCGTCCCCCTGCTGCAACACTGTGGTGCTGCCCCAGTGGCACTCCTTCTCCAGGACCCACAACGTCTGTGAACTCTGTGTCAACCAGACCTCCGGGGGCATGAAGCCGAGCTCGGTCAGCGTGCCACAGTGCAGCTTTTTTGAAATGGCAGCAGCTCTGGATTCTTTCTACCTCAAGGAGCAGACCTTTTATCATGTGGCATCAGACAGCATAGAATGCAGCAATTTTTTAACTTCCTATAGCCCCTTCAGCTACTACACTGCATGTTGCAGGACCATAAGCAGGGGTGTGTCAGGCTTCATCGACTCTGAACAAGGTGTCTTTGAAGCCCCTACTGTTGCATTTTCTTCCCTTGAGAAGAAATGTGAGGTTGATGCCCCAAGCTCCGTTCCTCACATTGAGGAGAACAGGTATCTCTTTCCAGAAGTGGACATGACTAGCACAAACTTCACAGGCCTGAGCTGCAGAACCAACAAGACTCTCAACATCTACCTTTTGGATTCAAATTTGTTTTGGTTATATGCAGAGAGACTGGGTGCTCCGAGCTCCACTCAGGTGAAAGAATTTGCGGCAATTGTTGACGTGAAAGAAGAGTCTCATTACATCTTGGATCCAAAGCAAGCACTGATGAAGCTCACCCTAG agTCTTTTATTCAAAACTTCAGCGTTCTCTATAGTCCCTTGAAAAGGCATCTCATTGGAAGTGGCTCTGCCCAGTTCCCGTCTCAGCATTTAATCACTGAAGTGACAACTGATACCTTTTGGGAAGTAGTCCTTCAAAAACAG GACGTTCTCCTGCTCTATTATGCTCCGTGGTGCGGCTTCTGTCCATCCCTCAATCACATCTTCATCCAGCTAGCTCGGAACCTGCCCATGGACACATTCACTGTGGCAAG GATTGACGTGTCTCAGAATGACCTTCCTTGGGAATTTATGGTCGATCGTCTTCCTACTGTCTTGTTTTTTCCCTGCAACAG aaAGGACCTAAGTGTGAAATACCCCGAAGACCTCCCCATCACCCTTCCAAACCTGTTGAGGTTCATTTTGCATCACTCAGACCCtgcttccagcccccagaacgtGGCTAACTCTCCTACCAAGGAGTGTCTTCAGAGCGAGGCAGTCTTACAGCGGGGGCACATCTCCCACTTGGAGAGAGAGATCCAGAAACTGAGAGCAGAAATAAGCAGCCTCCAGCGAGCACAAGTGCAGGTGGAGTCCCAGCTCTCCAGTGCCCGCAGAGATGAGCACCGGCTGCGGCAGCAGCAGCGGGCCCTGGAAGAGCAGCACAGCCTGCTCCACGCACACAGTGAGCAGCTGCAGGCCCTCTATGAGCAGAAGACACGTGAGCTGCAGGAGCTGGCCCGCAAGCTGCAGGAGCTGGCCGATGCCTCAGAAAACCTCCTTACCGAGAACACGTGGCTCAAGATCCTGGTGGCGACCATGGAGAGGAAACTGGAGGGCagggatggagctgaaagcctgGCGGCCCAGAGAGAGGTCCACCCCAAGCAGCCTGAGCCCTCAGGCACCCCCCAGCTCCCTGGCAGCTCCCCTCCACCTGCCAATGTCAGTGCCACACTGGTGTCTGAAAGGAATAACGAGAACAGGACAGACTAA